The Candidatus Latescibacter sp. DNA window CTTTGACCTTTGGCCCCATGATGAACCGCTGACTCTCGAACACCTCTTTCACTGCCGGCTCGATTTCGTTGCGGATGGCGGCATACTGGGCTTTCAGATCAAGAAGAGGGACTTTCAATCGAATCCTCCTGGTTTTTGAGAAGCTGGTTTTCGGGAACCGGCCGGAGTATACGCGCCGGATTCCCGCTGACGATGACGCCTTCCGGAACATCCCTGGTGACAACCGATCCGGCCGCAGCCATACCGTCCGGGCCGATCACCCTTCCCGGCAGTATGGTGGAGTTGACTGCGATGCGGCCTCCGGATTTGACGGTAACCCCGCGGTAATACTTTGTCCTTTCCGCCCACCTTCCGGCATAATTATCGTTCGAAGTGGCGACACAGGGGGCGATGAAACAGTCGTCACCGATTTCCGAATAAGCGCAGATATACACATCGGTCTGAATCTTGCACCGTGCGCCGATACTCACCTTGTTGTCGATGGTTGCGTTGCGTCCGATGATGGTGAAATCGCCGATGATGGTGTCCTCACGGACAGAAGCGGTATCGG harbors:
- a CDS encoding acyltransferase, coding for MESSIHPDASLGEGVEIGKFSIVEYEVSIGDGCTIGHHVVIHAGSRIGARVRIDDHAVIGKHPMAAKRSKITKGGRTFEPVTIGDDSIIGTGAIIYTGSTIGKGVLVADTASVREDTIIGDFTIIGRNATIDNKVSIGARCKIQTDVYICAYSEIGDDCFIAPCVATSNDNYAGRWAERTKYYRGVTVKSGGRIAVNSTILPGRVIGPDGMAAAGSVVTRDVPEGVIVSGNPARILRPVPENQLLKNQEDSIESPSS